A region of the Bacteroidales bacterium genome:
CCCTGTTTCCTTTGCCCGGTAATTTGGCAAAGAAATAGCATCACCATCATAATATTTTTCCATAGTTTCATAACTGCCTGTTTTGACAAGATCTATCATCTCCTTGTTCATTTTCATGATTAAAGATTTCATTTCATCCCTGGATTGAGCAAAAGATCCAAAAGAGAAAAGCATAAGCAACAAAACTGTAATAGCATTAATAATCAAGCGTTTCATAATTTAATTTTATTAATTTAACCATTAATTATAACGGGTCCAAAGATAGGAAAAAATCAATTGTACAGACATTCATCTTCAGGATGAAAGAAGGAAAATCGCCACGATAGCAAGGGCTATGCCGAATGTCAGGGATAAACCGGGAATTACGCCGTAAATCAGTAATGAAATACCGACCGTGATGACGGGTGAAAGGCCGGTCATAGGTACCACGATCATTGCTTTTCCGCGGCGCAGAGCATAAACAATGGTAAGCGCACCGATAGAATTAAGGACATGTACCATCGCAGCCAGGTAAGGCCCTTTGAAACCCCAGTTAATCTCCTGGCTGAAATCGGTCATCCGGATGGCGACCGGCACAAGTATCAAAGCAGTTATGGCCATATACATAAAGATACTCTCTGCCTTCATGGTTTCATTGGCAAATTTCATTACCCAGGCCTGGATACCCCACATCAGGAACACAAGCACAGACATTAACAACCATGCATAACCGCTGATATTATCTCCGTCAGGTTTTTGATAGGATAAGAAAAAGATGGCTATGAGTGCAAGGATGATACCAGCCCATTGACGCAATCCTGCCCGCTCTTTGAGGAAGAGTATAGACAGAAAAATCGTAACTACCGGGAAAAGAGAGATAAAAGGAAAGACGATATAGGCCGGCCCGGAGCGCAATGCCTCAAACAGGATCAACTGTCCGCCTGCACCCAATAAGCCGATTACTGATCCAAGGAAAATCGATTTACGGTCAGTCTCGGGTTTCCATTTTATAATGGCCAATGCGACCAGTGCACAGGGGATCATGGTCAGTGCCCACACCGAATAGCCAAGTGTTGCCGGAAATCCCGCTTTCTCAGGGATTTCAATGAATGCACCCCATATTCCCCAGAAAATGGTCGTCGTTAAAGCAAAAAATAGCCAGGTTCTCGATTTCATCCTGATATTAATTTTAACAAAAATATCAATTTTAACTTACGAAACCTTTCTTTTAGTTTTTTTATCGTTTAATATTTGTTTTTATCTATTTCTTTTCTTATTTTTGCTTATCAGATTCTTTCGAAAGGTTTATTTATTTTTCATGATGCAATAAATTTACACGAAGATGCATAAAAAATTTCTTAAAACAGCCGGCCTGATGATCATTTTTACATTATGGCTTGGACAGGCATGGGCTCAAATATCCGTCACCGGCAAAGTGACCGGAGAAGATGACAACCAGGGATTGCCCGGGGTCAATATCACGGTTAAAGGTACAACTTTGGGTAGTGTTACTGATGCTGGTGGAAATTACCGCATCACGATAAATTCTCCTGATAATATAATGGTTTTCAGTTATATGGGCTATTTAAGCCAGGAAACCAAAGTTGGGAACCGTGCCGTGATAAATATTGTCATGAAACAGGACATCAGGGCCTTGGAAGAGGTGGTGGTTATGGGTTACAGTGAAAAGAAAAAGACTGAAATTTCAAGTGCTGTGACCGTAATGCCTGCTGAAAAACTCAGGGATGTTATCAGCCCCAACCTGACCACCATGCTGCAGGGTAAGGTTTCCGGCGTACAGATCATTAACAGCAGCGGCTTTCCCGGTTCCGGCGCCGAGATCAGGATCCGGGGGACCAGTACCCTGAATGGTAATTCGGAGCCTTTGTATGTCGTAGACGGGATCATTTCAGGTTACGGGGATCCGGGTATCGACCCATCGATGGTTGAAAGTGTAACGATCCTGAAAGATGCCGGGGCCACCGGGCTATATGGCGCAAGGGCCAATGGCGGGGTCATCATCATCAATACCAAGAAAGGATCTGGCGGTAAAACAAAATATGAGTTCTCCGCCACTGTAGGTATGAGAACGCCTGATTTCGGAAAAGTAAAGATGATGACCGGATCTGAAGCTTATGAAGCGCATAAAGGCTTATTCGTTGATTCCAACGGCTATTTTGATAAAGTCCGGTTCAATAACAACTACGATAAGTCTTTGAAAGACCGTGATTTCGATTGGATCAATGAAATTTTTACTCCCGCCATGGTCAGTAACTATTTCCTTTCAGCTTCCGGTGGTAAAGACAAATACAATTATTTCGTGGGTGCCAGTTATTTCAATGAAAAAGGCACATTTATGAACACGGATTTTCAAAGGCTGAATTTCCGGTCAAATAACAGCTATCAATTCTCCGACAGGGTCAACTTCATAGGAAATATCGACCTGAATGTGACTTCCGGTCACAGTTACGATTACATGGACATGTACTATGCTTTTCTGACCCTGCCATGGGACAACGCGTATGACGCTGCCGGGAGCCCCAAATATATTGACCAGAACACGGCCGGCTGGTATTCAAGGGATAAAATCAACCCTATCCACAGCATACAGAATTCTGATTATGCTTACAGGGGCGCATCAGCGGGATTACAGCTTGGATTGAACATCAATATTCTGAAATGGCTGAGTTTTTCCTCTTCTGCCGGTCTAAGCTACTGGAACAGCCTGGCCACCAATTCGGTATACCCGGAGGTTGCCGGCCCGTTGCACGGAATCGGAAGCCTCTACCGTCAAAACGACTTTGGATACGGAATACTCAATACAAATCTTTTCAAGCTTTCTCATTCATTTGGCGACCACAACCTTAGCGGACTGCTGGGGTTTGAAGTCAGTTATGGTTATGGTGACAGTTGGGGAGCCTCCGCTGAAGGATTACTGCCTGGGTTTAATGTTTTTAATACGGCATCAAAGAATTATAAAGTATTCGGCTCTTATGAAGAATCGGCTGTGACATCTTTCATCAGCCAGGCTAACTACAACTACAAGGAAAAGTACTTCCTGACCGGATCATTCCGTGTCGATAACAACTCCAAGTTTGCCCCGGATCATAAGACAGCCTACTTCCCCACCCTGAGCGGTTCATGGTTAATGAGCAAGGAGGAATTCATGAAGAATTCCGAAGCGATCAGCAACCTGAAATTGCGCCTGAGCTGGGGATATACGGGCAATGAAGCTATCGACCCCGGAAAATACAACGCTTTGTATTCACTTACCAGCACCTACAACGCCCAGATCGGCGCCATTCCCTTCCAGCTTCCGAATTCTGAGCTGACCTGGGAGATGACACGCCAGCTTGACTTCGGCGTAGAGATTGAGATGCTGAAAAGGTTTGAAATTATTATGGATCTTTACCAGAACAAAACTAAAAACTTACTTTTCGTGGCTCAACAGGCGTACTCGATCGGGTACGAATACAGGTGGGAAAACGCCGGAGTTGTGACTAACACCGGCGCCGAACTCGGCCTCTCTGCTAAGATTATCGAAAAAACTGATTTCGGTTGGAATTTCGACTTCAACGTAAGTTACAACCAAAATAAAGTCTCCGATATTGAAAATGCAAAGCCGAGGATCGTCGGCGGCATCGAGCAAAGGCTGGAGAACGGCAAGCCATTGTATGCATTTTACCTCCCCGTCTGGCTCGGTGTGAATCCCAGCAATGGTGAACCGCTCTGGGAACAGGTGATCAGGGATGAAAACGGGAATATTATTGACAGGGTCGCGACAAACCAGTACAGCAAAGCTGAAGCGCAATATGTCGGGTCGGCTATGCCCAAATATTATGGCGGTTTAACTACTGATTTAAGGTATAAGAACTGGTCATTGTCATTGAATTTCTCCTATACTGGCGGCAACAAAGTTTATAACAGGGACCGGACCCAATTCGATACGGATGGAGCCGAACCGCTTATGAACTGGATGGTTCCCATGGATGACTGGACGCGTTGGGAAGAACCGGGCGACGAAGCCAGCCATCCCAGGATGGGCGCCAATTCCCTTTCTTATTATCCTTCCTCCCGCTTCCTTGAGGACGGCAGTTATGTAAAATTCCGCTATGCCAGGATCACCTATCAATTACCGGGCAAATGGTTCAAGGATAAAATCGGCGGGTTATCCATCACCCTGAGCGGAGATAATCTATACACTTTCACCAAATATTCCGGTATTGATCCCGAAGCTACCCTGCGTATTACCGACTGGTCGATGGCCGGGGTAAATGACCTGAAATATCCCCTGAACCGCCAGTATAATATAACCGTCAAGCTGAATTTCTAATTTATAATATCGAATGACATGAAAAGAAATTTCAAAATATTCCTGGTCCTGGGCATTATTCCTTTCCTTCTAACTGATTGCACGAAAGAATATGACCCTTCCGATATGATAACGCCGGAAAAGCTCATCCAGATGCCTGACGGGCTGACCTATATTGCCAACGGGAATTATTCCATGTTCAAGGATGTGCTGTTCTTTAACGGCGTCCAGAACGGGAACTATTCCTACCTGCGTCAATATTTCTATCTTTCCGACTTTTCAGGTGATGATGTTGTCTGCGGCCAGGTTACTACCGACCCGCTCTTTTTGAGTTTCAACCTAAATCACGCCCCGGCGCAGGAAAACACTTCTTATTTCTGGTATGTGAGCTACAAAATGATTTCGGCCACCAACCTGGTGATCAGTTTATATGAGCGGGGTGAACTGTCAGACCCCTCTGCGAAAAATCTTCAGCTCGTCGGAGAGAATTACTTCATCAGGGCCTTTGCCCACTTCAGCATGCTGAATTTATTTGCAAAACCATATACGCACGACCCTAATGGCCCTGGAATCGTTATTCGCAATTCGGATAATGAACCTGCTCAAAAACCAAGGGCTACCGTCAAAGAGGTTTACGAATTCATTCTCGATGATTTGCGTATAGCCTCCGGGCTCATGCAACCAAATACCATCCGGGGAAAAGGTTATGCATCGGTCTATGCTGCTTACGCCCTGATGTCAAGAGCATTCCTTTACATGGAAGAACCCGATTCCGTCATCAAATATTCCGACCTGGTGATAAATTCCGGCCGTTATAGTATTACTGACGATTATCCCAACTATTTCAGGGCCGCCCCTTCTTCAGATGAAACCATCTGGTGCATCATTTTTACGGAAGTGGATGACCTGAAAAAGTTTGGCTCCATCGGTTCCATGTATTATTCCGATGGCAATTCAGGATGGGGAGAAGAATATGCTTCTGATCTCTATCGTGATCTTTTAGCTGAAAACCCCGGAGATAACAGAAGTCAATATGTAGTACCTTTACTGGATGACCAGGGTAACATCATGACCAAGACAGGTACCGGCATACGGATGTATTATATAACCAAATTTTCTTTCCAGGATGGCTCGCCGACACTCAGCTCCCCTGTCATGTTCCGCATATCCGAAATGTACCTGAACCGGGCCGAAGCATACGCCAGGAAAGGAGACGATGCAGGCGCCTTGAATGACCTGGATGCCATCCGGCAGAACCGCAACATGGCAAATAATCTTTTTAACGGCACGGTGCCAGCCGGGAAAACAGCTTTGCAAACCGTCCTTGACGAAAGAAGGCTTGAACTGGCCTTCGAAGGGCACCGGACTTTCGATGTTTACCGCAATAAAATGGATTTGAACCGGACATATTGGGGTTACCATCTTACCGGGCTGAAAGAAAGCGATGTGAACTATGATCAGCCTGCCCCAGTGAATATCATTTCATGGAACGACCCAAGAATAATTTACTATATCCCTGAAAATGAGATCAGAATAAACACACTCTGCACGCAGAATCCTTAAAATTTATATTAATCTTTAACATTAAAACTATGAAAAAAATGCGATTGATTGCTGGAATTTTTACTGTGCTGGCTCTCACAGCCGTTATCTTCACTGCCTGTAAAAAGGAGGAAAAGAAGCCTTTGCCCGATGCAAGTTTTTCCTTCGTGGCATCCGGTGACGGAAGAACCATCCAGTTTACTAACGAATCTACCGATGCTGCCACCTATGAATGGGCTTTCGGTGACGGCCAGACTTCAACAGAAGAAAGTCCTTCCCACACCTATCCTGATTATGGCCCTTTTACCGTAACCCTGACAGCAACCGGTGACGGCGGAACGGATGAATTCAGCTATACACTTACTGTAACAAAAGCCAGCCCTGTTAAACTGGATGACAACAGTTTTGATGACTGGAATGATATTGATTATGCTTTCCAGTCAGTGGATAACAGTGGCGGTTTGATTGAAAAAGTTAAAGTGGATTATGATGGCGAATTTATCTTCTTCTGGATGGAAGTGAAAGATAATATTACTGATTCTCTGCCTACCGGAATCCATTTCGACCTGGATAACGATACCCTGACAGGTTTCCTCCCATGGACCAACCCCGGGATTGGAACCGAGTTCTATATTGAAGCAGGTATCACCAGCACTTCATGGTCTACGGCCTTTATGTTCGATAAGGATGCTGCATCTCAGAATGACTGGTCCTGGATCGAAAAGTCAGTGACTGATTATATCCTCTATGGATATCATGTACAGGTCGGAGATAAAGTGCAGGTTGAATGGGCGATCAGGAAAAACAAGCTGGATGCCGTAACTACTAATGGTAATGTGGTGATGGGCAACAAGGTTACGATAATCATCAATCATTACTATGAATGGGAACCAGCCGGTTTCTTCCCCGGTAATGGTGAAAATGCTTTTGTGCTGGAAATGCTGTAAATTTTCTAATAATAGAGCAATTTTTGTATGAGTGAAAAGGCTGCCCTTCGCGGTAGCCTTTGCCTCTTTAACTGGTTTTCCTTAATTATTCAAGACACTGCTGAAAAATGATGAACTTAGAAAAATCCTTGACACTATTCCTGGCTTTAATCCTTGTTCAGATGAGCTATAGCCAGGCTTTTAACCATGTGGATTACCAGGGTCATGATTCCCTCATTTGTAATCCTGAAAGGGGGTTTATGCATTTTTCAAAAGCATACTCTATCGGATCATACAACAATCTTGATCTGGCTGATCTTTTTAGTTACAGGGAAGAAGGCATCACATTGATGTTCCGATATTTTGATCTGGAAAATTTCACTGCTTCCGATATATCAGGCGATTACCTGATCGGGATGAAAAAAGATTTTGAAATCTTGCGGCAGGCCGGAATGAAGTTGGTCATGCGTTTTTCCTATTGCGAAAGCATGACTAAACCTTATGGTGATGCCCCCATTGACATTGTGCTTCGTCACATTGAGCAGGTCAAACCCATTTTGCAGGAGAACAGCGATGTGATCCTCGTTGTCCAGGCCGGATTTATAGGGGCATGGGGAGAATGGTACTACACCGACCATTATGCTTTTTCCCCGGGAGTTATTTTCCCTGAACACTGGGCACTCCGGAGACAGATCGTCAATGCCCTGCTGGATGCAGTTCCTGCATACCGGATGATTGAAGTCAGGACCCCGGGTTACAAGCAGAAGCTGCTTGAGAATGACCAACCGGTTAGCGAACAGCAAGCATACTCCGACCTCCCCATTGCACGCATCGCCCACCATAACGATTGTTTCGTATCCAGCCCGGACGACTACGGCACTTATGATGATACCCTCGTCGAAAAGCCTTACCTGGAAGCAGATACACGATATACCATGATCGGCGGAGAAACCTGCAATCCTTACCCGCCTTATTCTGATTGCCCCAATTCGTTGCATGAAATGCGACGGTTCCATTGGACTTACCTCAATATGGATTACAATGTTCAACTGCTGAATGGATGGAGGACTCAGGGTTGTTTCCCGGGGGTTGAAAACAAACTTGGCTATCGCTATCGCCTGGTTGAAGCTGATATCCAGGATAGCGCCCGAGTGGGGGGTGAATTCCAGGTTAACCTGAAACTTATCAACGAAGGATGGTCAAATCCTGTCAATCCCAGGAAGATTGAGCTGGTGATCAGGAACCAGGCAAACGGCAAGGAATATGTATATGATATCAATGAAGATATTCGCTTTTGGCCCCTGGTTGAAGAGGTGACACTAAGCATTAAGGCCGGCATTCCACAGGGATTGGAGCAGGGCGATTACCAGGTCTTTCTCAACATGCCTGATCCTGAAATATCCATACGTTTTCAACCAAAATATTCTATACGGACAGCTAATATCGGCACGTGGGAAGATGCAACGGGACTGAATTCTCTTCTTTCGGAGTTCATAGTGGCAGATAACGCGGCTCTGCCCGGTTATAACGGTTCGGGTTTTTTTTACCCAAGGAAAGCCGTAATCATTGAAGCCGCATATATCAAGGTCGACGGCCTGGCAAATGACTGGGAAAAAATTGGAATTGCCTGCGAAATTCCAGATCAGCCTGCAGGGATCTTCAAAGCTTATAACTCTGGAGATTCACTCTACTTCCTGATCCAGGGAAGTGACCTTCAACAGGACTACCAGTTTTTCATCGATGCCGATAATCTTGAAAGTACCGGTTATTTTGCCTGGCAATGGAAACCAAACGGCGCCGACTACCTGGTTGAAAACGGGCTGCTTTACAAACATACCGGCGGTTCCGGTGAATGGAGCTGGGAACTGATCACAGATATTGTATCAGCGCAAAATGCGTCAGCCATTGAAACCGGGCTGGCCATAGCCGATCTTAACGGCATTGCCCTGGGGTATCAATACAGCGCTGCTTTTGTAAACGATCCCCAAAATACGGTGCTCGCCAGCTATCTTCCGGCAGAAAATTCCTACTTCATTCAGCTCAACCGGTTGTTGCCCCCCGCTCAGGGTATCAGATGCACGGGTTATGGCGACAAGGTTATTGCCTACTGGCCGGGATCTTCTGATGAAAATGTCTATCATGTTCTTGAAAGAAGCGCGAATAATGCCGACTATGAGCAAGTGGCGATTCTTAAAAATAATGGCATCACCTTTACTGATGCCAACCTTGCCGAAAACACACCGTATCAATATCGTGTTTACCGTACCAATGGAATTTCGGTCTCCCCCGCCACACAACCTTTTTCCATCACCACTTCTGAAGCTACGCCATATTTCATTGACATCGTTACCGATGGCGATGCAAGTGACTGGTATATCATCCCTCCGATTGCCACCGGTTATGATCAGCAACTTAATGCCCTTCGTCTGGTCAATTATGGGGATAGTATATTTTTCAGTTTGGAAGGCCCGGAAATTATCAGCAGTTATAAATTATACCTGAATACTGACCGCAGCGTTGAAACGGGCTTGCCAAATTACCTGGGCAATGCTGAAGGTTTTGATTATAAGATCATTAATGATTCTCTTTTCAGTGCAGTGGCTGATACATGGAATTTCTTGAAAAAGATATCATCCGTTACTTCAGGAAATTTTCTTGAAGGTGGCCTGAGGATGGCAGAAGTCGCAATGGTCAATGCAGGAAGCGCCTATGTTTCTGCGCATGTTAACGATTCTGACCTGCCACAGACTGAGCCCCAGGCAGAGTTTATCAAATTACCCCAGCCTGGCGTCCCGCTGTACTTTAATGTGAAGAATTCCCAATCTAATCCCGATACGCGTATTGTTATCGAATGGAGCAGGCCGGGTAACTGCCAGGGTTTTATCATTGAAAGATCGGTTGGCGACAGCGTGCATTTCAAAACACTGGTTGATCTGCCATACAGCGAAACTTACTATCACGATAATACCGTTCACCCGGACACAATATATTTATACAGGATGTATTCCTACTCCTCACTGAACCGGTCGGCGTACACGGTTATTTATGGCGGTTATCCCGGACAGATCTATGGAATCAGCGAATCATCTTTCAATGCCGCACAGGTAAAAGTCTATCCTAATCCTTTCAGGGGTTCAGCAAAAGTTGAAGTCTGGATGCGCTATCCTGCGCCGATAAATGCAGAGGTATTGAGCATTACGGGGGAAAAAATCCTTGATCTATATAGCGGTAAAACTGAAAGATATAATTACTTCGACATCAGGGATGGGTTATTAAAGCCGGGGATTTATTTCATACGTATAACCGGTGAAAATCTCAACATCAGCGAAAAGATCATTGCATATTAGCTTTTTCTCCGTCAGGCGATAAGCACTTTAACCCCTGAATCCTCCAATATACTTTTATCTTGTGCTGAAATACCTTCATCAGTCACTACCACATCGATCCGGCTGACAGGACAGATCAGGGCAAGGCTTTTCCGCAGGAACTTGGATGAATCGGCAACCAGGATCACTTCCCGCGAGATTTCGATCATGATCTGGTTCAGGTAGGCCTCTTCCACATTCGGTGTGTAGATGCCCAGGCGTACGTCAAAACCGTCGACCCCTATAAAAACCTTATCGACATAAAAATTTTTGAGGTTTTTTTCGGCAAGGGGCCCAATGAGGGAATGTGAATTCTGACGAAGGTATCCGCCCGGGATGATAAGTTTGACATTCGGTTTGCCGATCAGGTTATTGGCGATATTCAATGCATTGGTGATCACGGTGATCTCTTTCAGAGGGGGAAGGTTTTTAACAACTTCAGCTGTGGTAGTGCCGGAATCCACAATAATAGTATCCGATTCGTGGATAAGTGAAGCTGCTTTTTTACCGATCCGGACTTTTTCAAAAAAATGAAGCTTGGTTTTTTCGGAAAGCCCCGGGTCCATGCCCACAAAATGTTCGAACCTGATCGCCCCGCCTCGTGCACGTAAAAGAAGATTTTTCTCTTCTAATGATTTTAGGTCATTCCTGACCGTAACCTCGCTTACATCAAATAATTTGCTTAGTTCCGGGATATAAATCTCGCCTTTCTCCGAAAGCATTTCCAGTATCCGCTTCCGGCGCTGGATCGTATTGTTATTATCGTCCTTGGACATGTAAGAGTATTTTAAGTTAATCCACTGTTAAATTAAAAAATATTATGTTACAAAACGTATTATTTTTTATAAAAATATCTTTTCGCAACTATTTATAAGATTATTTCTTTCTTTTTCGTTTTTTTTTAATTTTATTTTCTTTTATTTTCATTATATTTGTTTTATTAAATTGATCTGAAATTCAATGGAACATCTTGGAATAGATGAAAGCGTATTGATCGGAAGAGGGGCAATCAATACCGCCAGGGAGATCGAGGGACAACCGGTATTGTGGAAAAAGACCTGGCAGAAGATAGCCAATGAATCAGGGGACATCAGTTCATTTCTCGGAGAAACACTGCCTCAGGTGCAGCGTATTATTCTTACCGGGGCAGGTACCAGTGCATTTATCGGGTTGAGCCTCAAAGGTAAATTTCAGAAAGCATTTGGAAAGATTACCGAAGTAATTCCCACCACTGACCTGGTATCCAACCCCGAAGATTTCCTGATCAGGGACGTGCCAACCCTCATGGTTTCCTTTGCGCGTTCGGGTAACAGTCCGGAAAGCGTGGCTGCCGTCATGCTCGCTGATCAGCATGTCAGTAAATGCCATCATCTTTTCATCACCTGCG
Encoded here:
- a CDS encoding PKD domain-containing protein — protein: MKKMRLIAGIFTVLALTAVIFTACKKEEKKPLPDASFSFVASGDGRTIQFTNESTDAATYEWAFGDGQTSTEESPSHTYPDYGPFTVTLTATGDGGTDEFSYTLTVTKASPVKLDDNSFDDWNDIDYAFQSVDNSGGLIEKVKVDYDGEFIFFWMEVKDNITDSLPTGIHFDLDNDTLTGFLPWTNPGIGTEFYIEAGITSTSWSTAFMFDKDAASQNDWSWIEKSVTDYILYGYHVQVGDKVQVEWAIRKNKLDAVTTNGNVVMGNKVTIIINHYYEWEPAGFFPGNGENAFVLEML
- a CDS encoding SusC/RagA family TonB-linked outer membrane protein, whose translation is MHKKFLKTAGLMIIFTLWLGQAWAQISVTGKVTGEDDNQGLPGVNITVKGTTLGSVTDAGGNYRITINSPDNIMVFSYMGYLSQETKVGNRAVINIVMKQDIRALEEVVVMGYSEKKKTEISSAVTVMPAEKLRDVISPNLTTMLQGKVSGVQIINSSGFPGSGAEIRIRGTSTLNGNSEPLYVVDGIISGYGDPGIDPSMVESVTILKDAGATGLYGARANGGVIIINTKKGSGGKTKYEFSATVGMRTPDFGKVKMMTGSEAYEAHKGLFVDSNGYFDKVRFNNNYDKSLKDRDFDWINEIFTPAMVSNYFLSASGGKDKYNYFVGASYFNEKGTFMNTDFQRLNFRSNNSYQFSDRVNFIGNIDLNVTSGHSYDYMDMYYAFLTLPWDNAYDAAGSPKYIDQNTAGWYSRDKINPIHSIQNSDYAYRGASAGLQLGLNINILKWLSFSSSAGLSYWNSLATNSVYPEVAGPLHGIGSLYRQNDFGYGILNTNLFKLSHSFGDHNLSGLLGFEVSYGYGDSWGASAEGLLPGFNVFNTASKNYKVFGSYEESAVTSFISQANYNYKEKYFLTGSFRVDNNSKFAPDHKTAYFPTLSGSWLMSKEEFMKNSEAISNLKLRLSWGYTGNEAIDPGKYNALYSLTSTYNAQIGAIPFQLPNSELTWEMTRQLDFGVEIEMLKRFEIIMDLYQNKTKNLLFVAQQAYSIGYEYRWENAGVVTNTGAELGLSAKIIEKTDFGWNFDFNVSYNQNKVSDIENAKPRIVGGIEQRLENGKPLYAFYLPVWLGVNPSNGEPLWEQVIRDENGNIIDRVATNQYSKAEAQYVGSAMPKYYGGLTTDLRYKNWSLSLNFSYTGGNKVYNRDRTQFDTDGAEPLMNWMVPMDDWTRWEEPGDEASHPRMGANSLSYYPSSRFLEDGSYVKFRYARITYQLPGKWFKDKIGGLSITLSGDNLYTFTKYSGIDPEATLRITDWSMAGVNDLKYPLNRQYNITVKLNF
- the agaR gene encoding transcriptional repressor AgaR, whose protein sequence is MSKDDNNNTIQRRKRILEMLSEKGEIYIPELSKLFDVSEVTVRNDLKSLEEKNLLLRARGGAIRFEHFVGMDPGLSEKTKLHFFEKVRIGKKAASLIHESDTIIVDSGTTTAEVVKNLPPLKEITVITNALNIANNLIGKPNVKLIIPGGYLRQNSHSLIGPLAEKNLKNFYVDKVFIGVDGFDVRLGIYTPNVEEAYLNQIMIEISREVILVADSSKFLRKSLALICPVSRIDVVVTDEGISAQDKSILEDSGVKVLIA
- a CDS encoding RagB/SusD family nutrient uptake outer membrane protein, yielding MKRNFKIFLVLGIIPFLLTDCTKEYDPSDMITPEKLIQMPDGLTYIANGNYSMFKDVLFFNGVQNGNYSYLRQYFYLSDFSGDDVVCGQVTTDPLFLSFNLNHAPAQENTSYFWYVSYKMISATNLVISLYERGELSDPSAKNLQLVGENYFIRAFAHFSMLNLFAKPYTHDPNGPGIVIRNSDNEPAQKPRATVKEVYEFILDDLRIASGLMQPNTIRGKGYASVYAAYALMSRAFLYMEEPDSVIKYSDLVINSGRYSITDDYPNYFRAAPSSDETIWCIIFTEVDDLKKFGSIGSMYYSDGNSGWGEEYASDLYRDLLAENPGDNRSQYVVPLLDDQGNIMTKTGTGIRMYYITKFSFQDGSPTLSSPVMFRISEMYLNRAEAYARKGDDAGALNDLDAIRQNRNMANNLFNGTVPAGKTALQTVLDERRLELAFEGHRTFDVYRNKMDLNRTYWGYHLTGLKESDVNYDQPAPVNIISWNDPRIIYYIPENEIRINTLCTQNP
- a CDS encoding DUF4832 domain-containing protein is translated as MMNLEKSLTLFLALILVQMSYSQAFNHVDYQGHDSLICNPERGFMHFSKAYSIGSYNNLDLADLFSYREEGITLMFRYFDLENFTASDISGDYLIGMKKDFEILRQAGMKLVMRFSYCESMTKPYGDAPIDIVLRHIEQVKPILQENSDVILVVQAGFIGAWGEWYYTDHYAFSPGVIFPEHWALRRQIVNALLDAVPAYRMIEVRTPGYKQKLLENDQPVSEQQAYSDLPIARIAHHNDCFVSSPDDYGTYDDTLVEKPYLEADTRYTMIGGETCNPYPPYSDCPNSLHEMRRFHWTYLNMDYNVQLLNGWRTQGCFPGVENKLGYRYRLVEADIQDSARVGGEFQVNLKLINEGWSNPVNPRKIELVIRNQANGKEYVYDINEDIRFWPLVEEVTLSIKAGIPQGLEQGDYQVFLNMPDPEISIRFQPKYSIRTANIGTWEDATGLNSLLSEFIVADNAALPGYNGSGFFYPRKAVIIEAAYIKVDGLANDWEKIGIACEIPDQPAGIFKAYNSGDSLYFLIQGSDLQQDYQFFIDADNLESTGYFAWQWKPNGADYLVENGLLYKHTGGSGEWSWELITDIVSAQNASAIETGLAIADLNGIALGYQYSAAFVNDPQNTVLASYLPAENSYFIQLNRLLPPAQGIRCTGYGDKVIAYWPGSSDENVYHVLERSANNADYEQVAILKNNGITFTDANLAENTPYQYRVYRTNGISVSPATQPFSITTSEATPYFIDIVTDGDASDWYIIPPIATGYDQQLNALRLVNYGDSIFFSLEGPEIISSYKLYLNTDRSVETGLPNYLGNAEGFDYKIINDSLFSAVADTWNFLKKISSVTSGNFLEGGLRMAEVAMVNAGSAYVSAHVNDSDLPQTEPQAEFIKLPQPGVPLYFNVKNSQSNPDTRIVIEWSRPGNCQGFIIERSVGDSVHFKTLVDLPYSETYYHDNTVHPDTIYLYRMYSYSSLNRSAYTVIYGGYPGQIYGISESSFNAAQVKVYPNPFRGSAKVEVWMRYPAPINAEVLSITGEKILDLYSGKTERYNYFDIRDGLLKPGIYFIRITGENLNISEKIIAY
- a CDS encoding DMT family transporter, encoding MKSRTWLFFALTTTIFWGIWGAFIEIPEKAGFPATLGYSVWALTMIPCALVALAIIKWKPETDRKSIFLGSVIGLLGAGGQLILFEALRSGPAYIVFPFISLFPVVTIFLSILFLKERAGLRQWAGIILALIAIFFLSYQKPDGDNISGYAWLLMSVLVFLMWGIQAWVMKFANETMKAESIFMYMAITALILVPVAIRMTDFSQEINWGFKGPYLAAMVHVLNSIGALTIVYALRRGKAMIVVPMTGLSPVITVGISLLIYGVIPGLSLTFGIALAIVAIFLLSS